In the Glycine max cultivar Williams 82 chromosome 6, Glycine_max_v4.0, whole genome shotgun sequence genome, aataaaaacaataaatattggAGGTGTGGCGACGTGACCTCATGCAGTCGTGAATGCTCACCAATCGTTGcatttatgaaatgatgataaaATAAGGTGTGGCCGTGTGGGTCAGTGTCCCTCATTTCATGGCTCAAGTCAAAACGCATATAACGTtacttacataaaataaaaaactttagaaACAAACAACCAATGGCTCTATACTTTCTGAAAAAGATTAAGGAATCGCCTTTCCAATATCAATcaattaacaaaacaaaaaccaaagtatttaagtaatttaacaatataatttcaacaaaaaaattattagcatAAGTGATTAGACACTTATGTTTTCTTAACTAAGATTTGATCttaatttgaatatgaaattaCAACTCAAAGTATCACTTTACTCCAAAATAAACtaacctaataaaaaaaatagttgagcattaaataaaaaatctcaaataccTCATacttaaacaagaaaaataatataatttaatttttttatgaaatgtaactgtaattttttttacataatcaattaataagaaattatcattattatattttaagttaattataaagaAAGTTTGAAATTGGATGacacacataaaaaaatcattatactGAACACAAAAAggctatttaataaatttattaaaatgcgtatttcaataatatatttgttaattatgtaccaaaaaaatactACAGTACTATATTTGTTACTAATGAAAACCATCGTTAATGTTAACAAGATCCATAAGGTATCATGTGGGGCTGGGATTAATTGCCTACAAATTCCACAAGTTGAGTGCAAACTTTTATTAGGATACGACGTGATTAGCAGGAAAGATTTCCCGTAGAAGATTAATTAGGGTCCCTTTTTAGGTAGCTTCCTAGTTCCCACTTTTTCTTCTGTTCTGCGCGGATAATTAATACAGGTTAATCTATCATAGTACTAATAACATCTTACACTATATACTTATTTACTGCTCGCCATAATTAatagaattaataaataaacaaacatgtcatattttaaaaccatcatttcattattaaatattactaCTAGTTATGTATTTCTTGAAATATTGGCCTGGGGGGTAGTGTCACGAGTCACGATCGGATCAGTACAAAATCTGGTTGCTTATGCTATGTATGTTCGTATTTGTTTCATAATCAGAGTTAACATTGGAAGCAGCGAGTGTGTGTGAGAGAAAGATACccattacaaattacaatacaGAGAAGCCATTACCAAAGCGAAATCTAAAACCAGAGGGGACAGAGATACAAAAGGGACTGTGCACCAAAGCAATAAAACAAAAGTGTCTATAAAATTCATCCTGGTTTCTCTggattcttaattttcttttcttctttgttgtgTTGTTGTTGCCCTCAACAAGAAGGAGGTACTTGTCATTGCATCTTCGAAagctcttcttccttttctcatTCCCTTTGATCTGAAGCCTCTCCCCAATCTTTCGCTCTTTCGTGTTGCTTCCTGCATTGATCTAAATGggattttgtttttcctttctcaATTTCCATTGGGGTACGTCAATTtcgttttttcttttcatttttgtttttcttaaaaaaaagaaagaaaagaaaatgagctTGCGCTTTTTCTTATGACTCGTGTCTTGGTTTCGATTGGGATGGGCAAAGATGGTgattcttttcactttttttacgAAAATTACCGTTAACTATTTGTGATTCGGTTCTGGATTGCGATTTGGTAACACATTGAcggtgtttttttctttcaaaaaggaaaatgagCTTAGGCTTTAATGAGGGTCTAGTTAATGTTGATGGAAGTAGCTGCAAGTGATTTAACTGTTTGTTGTGTTATCCACCAACCTATGTTCTTCTCTACTTCAACTTTAACTTCTTCGAATCTTGTTCTTTCCGACTTCAGACTTGTAATTGCCactcaagttttttttctttctttctttggggtataatttaaatcttttgttgttactaagcATTTCAATATTGGGTCGGTGATGGATCTGGTGGTGTGAACTGTGAATGCGTGGATTAATTGATTAAGGGTCTACCTTTCTCTattcacatattttttattctctcaatAGGAAGttagttttgtttaatttgctgGATTGGTGTTTTAAATTACtgcttttttttctattttgaatgAACACCatcattttcctttttgatGTTAGGTTTGTGTTTGCTGAATTGGAGGGAGATTCACTCAATGATTTTCTCTACACCAATTTGAATGATGTTGGAATAACGAACTTGGATTGGTTTTTGGGTGTATTCATAGAGGATTTGCACTTTAAGCATTGAGCTTATTGGTTAGAGAATGTCCAGACCTCTGCACAGAGGGGTATCTATTCGGATCCCTGATAGCAACAACAATGACTTATGGGACTCTCAATCCAAAGATAAATCAGAAAAGGAAGGTTTGGATAGAAGAGGTTCCTCTGGTCACCCCTCACCCTTGAGGTCTCCCTTTAGGTTGCTTTTTTCGGATAATTCTAATTCCAAATACGGCATCAGTGAGAATGGTTTCTCATCTGATCCCTTCATTATTGGCACTCCAAGAAGTAGGCTCAAGTTGgttcttcttttcttgaggTTTAGTTTAGTGTTTATAGTTATTCTTGCTCTTGCTGGATCTTTTTGGTGGACAATATCGATTTCAACTGCATCAAGAGGTCACATTTACCATGGttatagaagactccaagagaaACTTGTATCTGACCTGTTGGATATTGGGGAGATTTCTTATGCTCCCTCAAGGCTGAAAGAATTGGAATTCTGTTCTGAGGAGTTTGAAAATTATGTTCCTTGCTTTAATGTTTCTGACAATCTAGCTCTTGGTTTTTCTGATGGAAATGAGTTTGACCGGCAATGTCGTCATGAGCTCAGGCAAAATTGTTTAGTTCTCTCTCCACCAAATTACAAGATTCCTCTTAGGTGGCCTACTGGAAGGGATATTATCTGGATTGCTAATACTAAAATCACTGCACAGGAGGTTCTTTCTTCTGGAAGCTTTACCAAAAGGTGAGTGAGTGATATACTTCTCCCCTAGTTGCTGTCATACTTTGAGCTATTGTTTCATCTTAAagttttcatgtattttatttggTTACAGGATGATGATGCTTGATGAAGAGCAAATTTCCTTTCGTTCAGCCTCTCTCATGTTTGATGGTGTTGAAGACTACTCACATCAAATCGCAGAAATGATTGGACTCAGAAATGAATCTAGCTTCATACAAGCTGGggtaaatgaatatttattctCCATTGAAAATGGTGTAGTTAAGGATTTTTTGTGGTGGCCCTCATCAATTATAGTCATATTCCACTAATTCAGTGCATGCTAGTTATAAAATTTAGCATTCTTAAATTCATCTACTTtgcttaattttgataaatggGTGGGCATCTGCATTGGCTTAACTTCATTGCTTACTCTAATAGTGCTGATATTAAAATAGATATCATCCTTAAACTATCTTGAAGGTATTTTCTTCGAACAATGAATAAAATCTGaatattttctctttccttGAAATGTTAACCATATTTATATCTGAACTGTTCTAAGCATGTACCTTGCTCTACAATGATACAATTATTTGTCTTTAAGTGCCAGAAAATCCCATGGGATTATTGAGTAAGTTTGTCGACATCTTTGGCTAAGCAGCATCTCCTCATCTACTTGGTGGGTAattatgtcaatttttttgtaCCCTGCATTTGGAGGGTTTTGTGATAGATTTTCTGATAGGTTATGGTGGTACTGAATGTGAACTTAGTTCTTAAAGTTTGTTCCTTGCCTAAAATGTTCTTTGATTAATCATGTTGGCATTCTAAATATACAGGTTAGAACCATACTGGACATTGGCTGTGGTTACGGTAGCTTTGGAGCACACCTCTTTCAGAGTCAGCTTTTAACTATGTGCATTGCAAGCTATGAGCCTTCTGGCAGTCAAGTTCAGCTTACACTTGAGAGGGGTCTTCCTGCTATGGTTGCTTCTTTCACTTCAAAACAATTGCCTTACCCATCTCTCTCCTTTGACATGTTGCATTGTGCAAGATGTGGCATTGATTGGGACCGAAAAGGTATATTTGAAAACCTCCTCCTCCTACTATCTATAAGGTCAATGTGATTCTGTCATTCTATGCATTTATTTGACAACTCCAAACAAGATGTTGGATTATGAATGTCATTGGAAGGAGAAATTAGATAccagaaaataagaaataatatttgttcTTATAGACTTACAGTACTTATCCATTCTGTTTCTTCaagttatgttttttaatttttacatattcGGGAATTGAACGTTGAGGTCTGGTTGTTGTGGTATTGCATTGTTTCACAAGTGAGCTTAGACCATCCATCAACACTCTTTTGGAACCAAGGAAAATATTAACTGTTGACTGTCCTAACATTTATGGTTTTCACCTAAATAAGCTTGCTACATGGATTTTCTCATTTAGATCTAAGTGATTTTTTAATTGCAATGCATTCATTCTTAGGttctttaattgaaattttggacACAGTTTTATTTGATGATTTATGTCAATTGGCTGTTCCCTCTGGTGTTGTATTTTTTTCCCCATCAAGCATATGCCTACATCACTGTTTGGGAAccaagaaaaaatattgatagaTTATAGTAGTTATCTGGGCTTCTATGTTCTTTCTGGTTGTTTCAACTAACCCAATACGTTTTTCccattttgattaaaaatatcgCTCTATCCATTTATGTCACCTGCATTGAAAATCTTCCATGTGAGATGCCTGAAAGTCTCGTCATACAttccctttttgttttctgATGTAATTCTACTTTTGAactccacaattttttttttgggggaagGGGGggccggggggggggggggattgtaTGCTGTACACttttgggaaaaaaaagaaattcagtTCTTTCTTACAGGAAGTTTCCCAAAGTTAAAGTAGCTTATTGATTGTCTTCTGCCAAAGTCAACCTAAACatagtatttgatttttttttctgttaagtatTTATTGAGAAAATCACTCATCATTGATTGCATATGGGTTTCCTGTTTACTCAAAATTCATTAGAttagaattaatataaaatattacacCCATCGTCTAACTGAAAACCTACTAAAAGCAAAATATATGCATaccttttatgtttatttaccTAGTCATTGAATTATCCAACAAACTGGAGTTAACTTGTTGAAGTATTTCTCTTATGTCTGCATGAATTTCATCCATCAAGTTGCCTctatttcatattattattcccttttcaaagtt is a window encoding:
- the LOC100795712 gene encoding probable pectin methyltransferase QUA2, with product MSRPLHRGVSIRIPDSNNNDLWDSQSKDKSEKEGLDRRGSSGHPSPLRSPFRLLFSDNSNSKYGISENGFSSDPFIIGTPRSRLKLVLLFLRFSLVFIVILALAGSFWWTISISTASRGHIYHGYRRLQEKLVSDLLDIGEISYAPSRLKELEFCSEEFENYVPCFNVSDNLALGFSDGNEFDRQCRHELRQNCLVLSPPNYKIPLRWPTGRDIIWIANTKITAQEVLSSGSFTKRMMMLDEEQISFRSASLMFDGVEDYSHQIAEMIGLRNESSFIQAGVRTILDIGCGYGSFGAHLFQSQLLTMCIASYEPSGSQVQLTLERGLPAMVASFTSKQLPYPSLSFDMLHCARCGIDWDRKDGILMIEADRLLRPGGYFVWTSPLTNARDKDSQKRWKIIQSFAENLCWDMLSQQDETVVWKKTIKRNCYSSRKNSSPPPLCGKGYDVESPYYRELQNCIGGTHSSRWISVKERQTWPSRDHLNKKELAIFGLQSDEFAEDSESWKAAVRNYWSLLSPLIFSDHPKRPGDEDPPPPYNMLRNVLDMNAHVGGFNSALLQAGKSLWVMNVVPLSGLNYLPLIQDRGYVGVLHDWCEAFPTYPRTYDLVHAAGLLSLEFAQQRRCTMLDMFIEIDRLLRPEGWIIIRDIVPLIESARALTTRLKWDARVVEIESDSDQRLLICQKPLFKRQAN